The Malus domestica chromosome 13, GDT2T_hap1 genome includes a window with the following:
- the LOC103451766 gene encoding alpha/beta hydrolase domain-containing protein VTE7-like: protein MLTLTGGSTPIAAKCTVQIKRRFRVPSAAAGFPSFLPKEVEKIKDPFARKLAARIERLPVSFGENSVMSSCVKPLVQSETSPVVLLHGFDSSCLEWRYTYPLLEEAGLETWAVDILGWGFSDLERLPSCNVVSKREHFFQLWKSYIKRPMILVGPSLGAAVAIDFAVSHPEAVERLVLVDASVYTEGTGNLATMPKMLAYAGVYILKSLPLRIYANFLSFSGISLATSLDWANIGRLHCLFPWWEDAAVDFMMSGGYNVSAQIEQVKQRTLIIWGEDDQIISSKLGVRLHCELPNAILRQIPECGHLPHVEKPSSAAKLVVEFVQQDQYKEVQCIAQV, encoded by the exons ATGCTAACTCTCACAGGCGGCTCCACACCCATTGCCGCGAAATGCACGGTCCAAATCAAAAGGCGGTTCAGGGTTCCCTCCGCCGCTGCCGGGTTCCCTTCTTTCCTTCCCAAAGAGGTCGAAAAGATCAAAGACCCGTTTGCCCGCAAGCTCGCCGCCCGAATTGAAAGGCTACCC GTGAGTTTTGGAGAGAATAGTGTGATGAGTAGTTGTGTGAAGCCATTAGTGCAGAGCGAGACGAGTCCCGTGGTTCTTCTCCATGGTTTTGACAG CTCCTGTTTAGAATGGAGATATACTTATCCATTGCTCGAGGAAGCGGGATTGGAGACTTGGGCTGTTGACATTCTTGGTTGGGGTTTCTCCGATTTAG AAAGACTTCCCTCCTGCAATGTGGTCTCTAAGCGTGAGCATTTTTTTCAG CTTTGGAAATCCTACATTAAGAGGCCAATGATATTGGTTGGACCAAGCCTTGGTGCTGCTGTTGCAATTGACTTTGCAGTCAGCCATCCAGAAGCG GTCGAAAGgctggtgttggttgatgcaagTGTGTATACAGAAGGCACGGGAAATCTAGCAACCATGCCTAAAATGTTAGCCTATGCTGGA GTGTATATACTGAAGAGTCTCCCACTGCGCATCTATGCAAACTttttgagcttcagtggcatatcACTTGCTACCAGTTTAGATTGGGCTAAT ATTGGCCGCTTGCATTGTCTGTTTCCTTGGTGGGAGGATGCAGCTGTGGATTTCATGATGAGTGGGGGTTATAATGTTAGTGCCCAGATAGAACAG GTAAAGCAAAGGACGCTTATCATATGGGGTGAGGATGACCAGATTATTAGCAGCAAGCTTGGAGTG AGATTGCACTGCGAATTGCCAAATGCTATTTTACGACAAATACCAGAATGCGGACACCTTCCTCACGTGGAAAAGCCAAGCTCAGCTGCTAAGTTGGTTGTGGAATTTGTTCAACAAGATCAGTACAAAGAAGTCCAATGCATTGCTCAAGTTTGA
- the LOC103451764 gene encoding PLASMODESMATA CALLOSE-BINDING PROTEIN 3-like: MAALVYIVILLALTGHSSATYCVCKDGVGDPTLQKALDYACGAGADCSPILQNGVCYQPNTVKDHCSYAVNSYFQRKGQTAQSCDFAGAATQSQTAPSTASSTCVYPASSSQAGTGTPTAGTPTGTPTNGTPTTPTTPTTVTPTGTPTTPTTGTTPTTGTPTTGTGITTPGSPASVFGISPTGSGTGIDNNGGTATLEAANRLFSLASALCFTAFLLM; this comes from the exons ATGGCTGCCTTAGTGTATATTGTGATCTTATTAGCCCTCACTGGCCACTCAA GTGCTACTTATTGCGTATGCAAAGATGGAGTCGGTGATCCAACACTTCAGAAGGCACTGGACTATGCCTGCGGAGCTGGAGCTGACTGCAGTCCAATCCTCCAAAACGGTGTCTGTTACCAGCCCAACACCGTCAAAGATCACTGCAGCTATGCTGTCAACAGTTATTTCCAGAGGAAGGGTCAAACTGCGCAGAGCTGTGATTTTGCAGGTGCTGCTACTCAGAGTCAAACTGCTCCCAGTA CCGCAAGTTCGACTTGTGTTTATCCTGCAAGTTCCAG TCAAGCAGGAACTGGCACGCCAACCGCAGGCACACCAACCGGTACACCCACCAACGGCACACCCACCACCCCAACCACCCCAACCACGGTCACACCAACCGGCACACCCACCACCCCAACCACGGGCACAACTCCAACCACGGGCACACCAACCACCGGCACCGGCATCACAACTCCAGGCTCTCCGGCATCAGTGTTCGGAATAAGCCCCACCGGGAGTGGCACTGGAATAGACAATAATGGCGGCACGGCTACCTTGGAAGCCGCAAACCGCCTCTTCTCTCTAGCTTCGGCTTTGTGCTTCACAGCGTTTTTACTGATGTGA
- the LOC103414284 gene encoding pentatricopeptide repeat-containing protein At1g26460, mitochondrial-like produces the protein MASQMAILARTRALAKTLNTNPGFKSITTFTFLSQEPQLAVEPTHPIASTPLPPNPASGSPMYNENWRNPAPNSPMGQSLLPLGFLNQSPSARFQVMSQNLDAQSLMNEFANWMTSQRWPDMKQLFEFWVRSLDKNGKPNKPDVSLYNHYLRANLMMGASPGEMLDLVAHMEDYGITPNTASFNLVLKAMHQAKETEAADKLLERMLQTGKESPPDEESYDLVVGMLLQMDQIDAALKYIDLNLKSGYMLSMPVFRECVRGCVNKGKLDILVSIIDKCKSMDQNKALCPPWNLCNYIAEAALQDDNSKLAFHALEFMAKWIARGEQARPVVFLSTDEGLLVSALATAGRTHSTTLLDASWAILLRSLRQKKVPNPESYRAKICALASLGILQRAFSTLREYESAYGNSDKEAEEELFSPFTSLYPLVVACSKGGFGTLDSVYYQLENLSRADPPYKSVAALNCIILGCANTWQIERAYQTFEAITSTFELTPDIHSYNALMYAFGKHKQTFEASRVFEHLVSVGVKPNAKSYSLLVDAHLINRDPKAAVSVIDDMVNAGFEPTKELLKRVRRRCRRELDYESDDHVDTLAKRFKIVMGSENRRDWLFNLNYSTGYA, from the exons ATGGCGTCCCAAATGGCGATCCTCGCGCGGACCCGAGCGCTGGCGAAAACCCTAAACACGAACCCGGGATTCAAGTCCATCACGACCTTCACATTTCTCTCGCAGGAGCCCCAACTCGCCGTCGAGCCGACTCACCCCATCGCCTCCACTCCGCTCCCTCCGAACCCGGCCTCCGGCAGCCCCATGTACAACGAGAACTGGCGGAATCCGGCCCCCAACTCGCCCATGGGTCAGTCCCTGCTACCCCTCGGGTTCCTCAACCAGTCCCCGAGCGCCCGATTCCAGGTCATGTCGCAAAACCTGGACGCGCAGAGCCTGATGAACGAGTTCGCCAATTGGATGACGTCACAGCGATGGCCGGACATGAAGCAGCTGTTCGAGTTCTGGGTTCGGTCGTTGGATAAGAACGGGAAGCCGAATAAGCCCGACGTGAGCTTGTATAACCATTACTTGAGGGCCAATTTGATGATGGGAGCCTCGCCGGGGGAGATGCTGGATCTGGTGGCGCATATGGAGGACTACGGTATCACGCCCAACACCGCGTCGTTTAATCTCGTCCTCAAGGCCATGCACCAGGCCAAGGAGACCGAGGCCGCCGATAAATTGCTCGAAAG GATGTTGCAGACAGGGAAGGAATCTCCGCCTGACGAAGAGTCATATGACTTGGTTGTTGGCATGCTGTTACAAATGGACCAGATTGACGCCGCCTTGAAATATatagatttgaatttaaaatctGGTTACATGCTGTCAATGCCGGTGTTTAGGGAATGTGTACGAGGCTGTGTCAATAAGGGAAAGCTAGATATTTTGGTTTCTATTATTGACAAGTGCAAG TCAATGGATCAGAACAAAGCTCTTTGCCCACCGTGGAACTTGTGCAACTATATTGCAGAAGCTGCTCTGCAAGATGATAATAGCAAATTAGCATTTCATGCCCTGGAGTTTATGGCCAAATGGATTGCTAGGGGTGAGCAAGCAAGACCTGTTGTTTTTCTTTCCACAGATGAAGGGCTGCTTGTGTCGGCACTTGCAACTGCCGGCAGGACACACAGTACTACTTTACTTGATGCATCATGGGCAATCTTATTACGCTCGTTGCGCCAAAAGAAGGTCCCTAATCCAGAATCTTACCGTGCGAAGATATGTGCCCTTGCATCGCTGGGGATTCTACAAAGAGCTTTTAGTACTCTTCGTGAATATGAGTCTGCTTATGGTAATTCCGATAAAGAAGCAGAAGAGGAACTATTCTCCCCATTTACTTCATTGTATCCGCTGGTTGTTGCCTGCTCCAAGGGAGGTTTTGGAACTTTGGACTCC GTGTATTATCAATTAGAAAATTTGAGCCGTGCAGACCCTCCATACAAATCTGTTGCTgcattgaattgcataatatTAGGTTGTGCAAATACCTGGCAGATCGAGCGTGCTTACCAGACCTTTGAGGCAATTACTTCCACATTTGAATTGACCCCTGATATACATTCTTACAACGCTCTCATGTATGCTTTTGGAAAGCACAAGCAg ACTTTTGAAGCTTCAAGAGTATTTGAGCACTTGGTTAGTGTGGGCGTCAAACCCAATGCAAAGTCGTACTCGTTACTTGTAGACGCTCATCTCATCAACAGAGATCCAAAAGCTGCGGTCTCGGTGATTGATGACATG GTAAATGCTGGTTTTGAACCAACGAAAGAACTGCTGAAAAGGGTCAGAAGAAGATGTAGGCGAGAGCTTGACTACGAGAGTGATGATCATGTGGATACCTTGGCTAAAAGGTTCAAAATTGTGATGGGTTCAGAGAATCGCAGGGACTGGCTGTTTAATCTCAATTACAGCACCGGATATGCCTAA
- the LOC103423791 gene encoding uncharacterized protein isoform X1 produces the protein MERSGGKGREEEEQDGMSVHSPCKPPPSSASSLPKEQSQVELELRLFEALEIYPPGKLQGIHRHFVLYGLMEFLRRSFDRHFSADEVLQLLERFYNLEMLKPDDEEMDFLNREEEFCLPQNFFVKEEP, from the exons ATGGAAAGGAGTGGTGGCAAAGGCAGGGAAGAAGAGGAACAAGACGGCATGTCCGTACACTCTCCTTGCAAACCTCCCCCTTCCTCTGCTTCTTCTCTCCCAAAG GAGCAATCACAGGTTGAATTGGAGCTCAGACTGTTTGAAGCTCTTGAAATTTACCCTCCCGGAAAATTACAAG GCATACACCGTCATTTCGTGCTTTATGGTTTAATGGAATTTCTTCGTAGAAG CTTTGATCGACACTTCTCTGCTGACGAGGTTCTGCAATTGCTAGAGAGGTTCTACAACTTGGAAATGCTG AAACCAGACGACGAGGAGATGGATTTCCTGAATCGCGAGGAAGAGTTTTGCCTGCCTCAAAATTTCTTCGTCAAGGAAGAACCATAA
- the LOC103423791 gene encoding uncharacterized protein isoform X2 has protein sequence MERSGGKGREEEEQDGMSVHSPCKPPPSSASSLPKVELELRLFEALEIYPPGKLQGIHRHFVLYGLMEFLRRSFDRHFSADEVLQLLERFYNLEMLKPDDEEMDFLNREEEFCLPQNFFVKEEP, from the exons ATGGAAAGGAGTGGTGGCAAAGGCAGGGAAGAAGAGGAACAAGACGGCATGTCCGTACACTCTCCTTGCAAACCTCCCCCTTCCTCTGCTTCTTCTCTCCCAAAG GTTGAATTGGAGCTCAGACTGTTTGAAGCTCTTGAAATTTACCCTCCCGGAAAATTACAAG GCATACACCGTCATTTCGTGCTTTATGGTTTAATGGAATTTCTTCGTAGAAG CTTTGATCGACACTTCTCTGCTGACGAGGTTCTGCAATTGCTAGAGAGGTTCTACAACTTGGAAATGCTG AAACCAGACGACGAGGAGATGGATTTCCTGAATCGCGAGGAAGAGTTTTGCCTGCCTCAAAATTTCTTCGTCAAGGAAGAACCATAA